The following is a genomic window from Salinibacterium sp. UTAS2018.
CGGAAGTCCGTCGATGGCATCCGAGCTGGCCAGTGCGGTGAGGCGCTGATCGAGCAGGGTGTAAATGATGCCGCCGACTATGGCACCCCAGCGGGAGCCGACGCCACCGAGCACCACGATCACGAGGATCGTGAGGGTGAAGTCAGCTGACGTGGCGCGGGGTGTTGTGCCGCTCTGCAACAGCAAGTGCACCATTCCCACGAGCGACGCCAACACGGAGGCGATAACAAACGCCATGAGCTTCACACCGAAGGGGCGGAGGCCAAGTACTCGCACGCGCAACTCGTTTTCGCGCGTTGCCGTCACCGCGTGACCGGCACGGGAGTTCTCGAACCAGGCGACAACCACGAACACCACGACGAGCAGCGCGAGGGCGAGCCAGTACAGGTTGCGCGTATTGACGACACCGATGAAGAAGTCGGGGATGTGCTCGGTATCGAGTCGCAGGCCCTCTTCGCCGCCCGTGAGGCCGGGGTTACGGCGCACAAGCACGTTACCGGCCTGAGCGAAGGCCAGGGTCACCATGGCGAAGGAGATGCCGGTTACCCGCAGACTCAGCGAGCCCAGCAGATAGGCCGCCGTAATGATAATCGCGAGCGTGAGCCCCAGTGCCGGCAGCAATGTCAGTTCGGTCTCGTGGAGCACAATGCCGAGGCCATAGGCACCCAGAGCAAAGTACAGCGCGTGGCCGAAGGAGAGCATCCCGGCGGTGCCGAACAGGAGGTGGTAGCTCAGCGCGAGAGAGGCGAAAAGCAACGCGAGCGCGAGCAACTGCAGGGTGCCCGGCGTGTAGGTTGCCCCGGGCAGCACGCCTGGAATGGAGATGTTCAGCAACGGCAGGATCGCTGCGACGGCAACGAGAACGCCACCGACAATCCACCAGGTGCGCTGGCTCAACTTCGAGAGCGACTTCATGCTTTCTTCCCCAAGATTCCGGTCGGGCGAACCAACAACACGACGGCGAGCAACAGCACGACCATCAAGTCGCCGGTTCCGCCCCAAAAGTAGTTAGCGAATTGCTGAAGCACCGCAACGACAACCGACGCGATGGCGGCACCCGCGAGTGAACCAAGCCCACCGATCACGGTGACGATGAACGCGAAAATCAGCAGGGATCCGCCCAATTGGGGCGAGACGTAGCCGAAGTAGTGCGAGGCGAGCACTCCGCCGAGGCCGGCGGCTGCACCGCCGATCGCGAACACGACCGTGAAGGCCTTGCGCACGTCGATGCCGAGCGCAGTCACCATTGAGCGGTTCTCCACGCCAGCCCTGATGATGAGCCCGAAGCGGGTGTACCGCAGGAAGGCGACGATACCGAGCAAGACCAGCACCGCAGCTCCGATCATCAAGAAGCGATCGTTAGGAACACGGGCGCCCAAGATTTCGGTTGTCTGCGAGAGCCATTCGGGGGCGGTGACATAAATCGCGTCCGTGCCCCAAATACCTTCGAAGAGCGCAACCGAGGCAAGAGCCAGACCGACCGTCACGAGCACTTGCTCGATATGGCGGTTGTAAAGCCGTCGGATCAGCAGGAACTCTGTGGCAGCGGCGACAAGAGCACCAACGGCCATTCCGAGCACCAGCGAAGCGATGAGCGTGCCCCAGCTGCTGCCATCCATTCGCCGCGCCAGCTCCCAGCCGGCGAACGCACCAAGCGTAAGGAACGAGCCGTGCGCAAAGTTGAGCACGCCCATGAGGCCGTAGATCAGCGAGAGGCCAGAAGCGACCAAGAAGTAGAGCGCACCGAGCCCGAGGCCTGTGATGAGCAGAAGAATTATGGTGCTCATGCGACCCCCAACAGTTCTTTCGTGAGCGCTTCATCGCTCAAGAGTTCTTCGGCGCTGCCGTCGTAAACCACGCGACCGCCTTCCAGCACGATGACTTTCTCGGCGAGCATCCGCACGACCTGCAAGTTTTGTTCAACCAGGAGCACTGGCACCGTCTGAGCGGCGCGCTCCAAGGCTTTGGCGACGTCCATCACGATGAGCGGCGCGAGACCCTTAGTGGGCTCGTCGACTAAGAGCACACGATTGTCGTTG
Proteins encoded in this region:
- a CDS encoding branched-chain amino acid ABC transporter permease, with amino-acid sequence MKSLSKLSQRTWWIVGGVLVAVAAILPLLNISIPGVLPGATYTPGTLQLLALALLFASLALSYHLLFGTAGMLSFGHALYFALGAYGLGIVLHETELTLLPALGLTLAIIITAAYLLGSLSLRVTGISFAMVTLAFAQAGNVLVRRNPGLTGGEEGLRLDTEHIPDFFIGVVNTRNLYWLALALLVVVFVVVAWFENSRAGHAVTATRENELRVRVLGLRPFGVKLMAFVIASVLASLVGMVHLLLQSGTTPRATSADFTLTILVIVVLGGVGSRWGAIVGGIIYTLLDQRLTALASSDAIDGLPAILRIPLSEPLFILGTLFILVVLFLPGGIAGAVQRLSTGTSLAPQKRQRLEEAE
- a CDS encoding branched-chain amino acid ABC transporter permease; this encodes MSTIILLLITGLGLGALYFLVASGLSLIYGLMGVLNFAHGSFLTLGAFAGWELARRMDGSSWGTLIASLVLGMAVGALVAAATEFLLIRRLYNRHIEQVLVTVGLALASVALFEGIWGTDAIYVTAPEWLSQTTEILGARVPNDRFLMIGAAVLVLLGIVAFLRYTRFGLIIRAGVENRSMVTALGIDVRKAFTVVFAIGGAAAGLGGVLASHYFGYVSPQLGGSLLIFAFIVTVIGGLGSLAGAAIASVVVAVLQQFANYFWGGTGDLMVVLLLAVVLLVRPTGILGKKA